Within the Lacerta agilis isolate rLacAgi1 chromosome 15, rLacAgi1.pri, whole genome shotgun sequence genome, the region gtgataaggagacactggagtctctccagcacattatgttcgcttgccccttctTCAACGGGCtacgggcaaatttgctgggatcaatcatacagaaactagagggcaccccaccagaattccatcTCGCaaaaatcttgcaggataaggacgctcatacgaccctgaaagtggcaaggttcctggtcgctgtccttacccaaaagcgacgccaaggagcactacaagctagctaaggcttagtatgccatcctattttattgtattttattgttactgtggtgttttaacGACTGTTGTtctcacttgcacaagttgttatctatgtgttttatttgtatgggcctatggccgtaaataaaattctattctattctattctattctaggtTAAAAATTATAGGCCTATCTCACcgttaaataatgattataagatGTTTGCAATCATCTTAGCAAATAGAATGGAGTTCTAAAATATAGGATACATGAAGACCAAGCAGGCTTTCTTCCTGGATAACAGATGAAAGATAATGTAAGGAATATAGTAGATATAATAGAATATCTGTCAAAAGGAATGATAAGCAAGCTGCATTATTATTTATAGATgctgagaaagcctttgataatatttcttggaacTTTACATTTAAAAATTGGAACTAATGGAAATGAGACAATTGTTTATCAATGGGATCAAAGCAATATATACAGATCAAAAAGCTAGATTAATTGTGAATAATGTACTAACTGACAATTTTGAAATTACAAAAGGTACTAGACAAGGTTGCCCTCTTTCACTATTATTGTTTATAACTGTTTTGGAAGTTTTGTTGAGAAATATGAAAAAATCTGAAGAGGTAAAAGGAAACAATGTTGGTTgaaaaagaatataaattaaaagcctttgcagatgatctAGTTATAATAGTAGAACCGTTATCCAGTGCAGCAGAAGCACTGGATAGTAGTGCTTCTAGTAGAAGTAGGAGTGAATGGAACAATTTGGAcaggtagcaggatttaaattaaacaaaaagaaaacaaaatgcttgTTAAAAATATGGAAGAACATGTAAAAGatgaactgcaatgcaaaatagGTACAGAggtggtaaaaaaggtaaaatatttagGAGTCTGGTTAACatctaaaaatataaatttatttaaagacaattacacacagtttggaatggaatcaaaagagatttagaagTGTGGGGAAGAATTAATTTATATTTATGGGGGAGAATAtcagcgattaaaatgaatgtgctacccaaaatgatatttttatttcagtCACCAATTATAAGTGGTGTAAGTATttttaagaaatggaaaaaaataacaacaaaatttatctgtaatgacacactgggcaaaagatattgggcATAATATAATGTTAGAAGATTGGGTAAGATTGTTGAAAGATGGAATAAATTTTATTGCTTGTAgctcattaaaagaaaatataatgaaaattatGTATAGACGGTACctaacaccagtgaaattagcaaaaatgtatagaacaaataataataatttgtcatATCTTCGAGAAGATACTTGAGATAGACGTTTTCAGAATTCCCAGGTAAATTTGCCattaaaattttaattaattgatcccTGGCTTGTTTATACAGCCcacagtatagtaagataagctTCATACAATCAACAGCTtcttggccttttggctaagatcaagtgtagtctTCAGTAGGCCTTGAAAACATGGATAGTCTGAAAACATGGATAGTCTGTGCCTATCTAATATTTaacaggagggaattccaaagggtaggaGCCGCAACATTAGAGGCCTGATTCCTATATTCAGCAGACTGAACCACTGGAGAAGGTGGtctctgcaggaggccctcacctgcagagcaccGTGACTGACTGGGTAGAGAAGGAGCAAGAGGGTCTTTTACTCCTTTTCCTTACCTTCACAGGATGTTTGTGCATTATTAGAGCCATCTAACCAGTGGTTGTTAGAAGAAACAAAACACTGGACCAGGTGGCTCTTTAGCCTGATATGACATAGCAATTATTACCTTTATATTATATGTtcaagaaaggaagggaaggaggaattGGCTGAGAGACTGAAAGTGAATAAGAGATCTAGGAAAGACTTAAGAGTAAGGAGAGGCAACCATGGCAGAGGATGCTGATGTTGGGATCTGGGAGAAAGGGATACGAACATTACCTATTTCATCTATGAAAATGATGCAGGGCTGAAGCTTGGTTGCCAGTGAGAAAATGGCAGCTGTGAGCTTCTGTGACTCTCCATACCATTTGTCCGTCAGCGTAGATGCTTGCAGGTTTATGAACCTGCATCCTGATGCCTGGGCTGTTGCTTTGGCAAGAAGGGTTTTCCCACAACCCGGAGGGCCATAGAGTAGGACACCTGGTAGCAAGGAAAAACCCATAAGCACAGGTTCACAGTCTGCCTCCTTTTTTTATGTGAGAAGTTCACCCCCACTTTCTGATTGTATTATAAAACCCACCAGAAACAATTTTCTAATTCAAAGATTGCCAGCCCTTTGGGGCTCATGGGCAGATGTGCAAATTAGAGAAACTTGTGGGCATTGTACATACCACAATCATGCACCTTGAAAAAtgtgcttctctccccaccccaccccagcctagTTAGAGAGTGGTCTTCCTGCAgagggcagctggggaggcaaAAGATAAGCATTCCTCCCCGGCTGCCATCTCCAGGAAGATCTCTCGTCTCGCTCCACACACAACCATTAGGCTTGACTCCAAGCCTAACTGGCAGGGTTGACCCACCCatcaggcaaggtgaggtgaccatctcaggggcagcagatcctgatgtagatcttcattcaccctTTCTTTTCTATCGGGGAGGGGGACACTATTTAGTGgtttgtctcaggtgccaaaatgtgttTTGTGAGGTGGGCGTTTCAGAACAGGAGAGGGAGAGTTGACACCCACCCCCCCTTGGAAAAAGCCTTCTATTGTCTAtaacagaatgcttctttcaagcctaactCCAGCATAGCAAGGAAAGGGACCTTGCAGGCTTCAGGGAAACCTCTGCAGACACATTTGTGCCTGCGTGCACTGCACTAACAGCTCATATTCTAACTACAGTAACCATTTTAGGAAAGGGACAATGGGCACAACGTATGTCCCACCAAGAAAAATTTAGCCCACCCCTATCCTTCTATGCACTGTAGTTTGACAGTGTATTGGAGGTGTGTCCATATAAGTTATATTCAGAGTgcacccattgaaaataataatattgttataataatttattatttataccccgcccatctggctgggtttccccagccactctgggcggcttccaacagaatgttaaaatacaataatctattaaacattaaaagcttccctaaacagggctgctttcagatgtcttctaaaagtctggtagttgtttttctctttgacatctggtgggagggtgttccacagggcgggtgccactaccaaaaggccctctgcctggttccctgtaacttggaaTGGACATAATTTACTCTTGTTCATTATATTCAAAGCTGGTTCCACATCCAAGTGGAAGAAAGTGAGGACAGGGGCTGTTTATTCCCTTTGCACTTTCTGAGTTGTCCttgctgctcttgctgctgccCAACTGGCTGAGGCAATTCTGCATTGATGTACGttctgtttgtgtgcatgtgcagtcCCAGAAGTAGTCCCTGGGAACGGGGAGCAGCTGTTAACCAAGTCCCGCCATCCCTCCCTGTGTGTGTCAGCTGTGGAAGCTCTGCCTTCCCTCTGGCTTGTGGGAGATGAAGGAATGGCAGGCCATTTTACACAATTTTGCTTTTGCAAGTGGGGGCCCAGAAAAGTGGGGGCCCATATGTCTGTTTGGGGGATTCCTGGGTAAATGGGGAATCACTTGTACATACCCAGCAATTTTCTTAAGTGGTCAACAGTTAGCAAACTGACCCTCTCACAATAATAACTTATTTGATATGTCGGGTTTGGCtaaaaaatgcagattttaaaaggaaggaaacttTCCTTAAGTCTCAAAAATTATGTTAAATGACTAGTAAAAATTGCCCTTTGTTCCAAAGTAAATACCTCTTGGGGGCTGGCAGAGCCTGGAGTGCTGCAACAAATGTCGCCGCTGGAATGGGAGGATCACAGTGTCCTGGAGTTCGCTGACCATCTCATCCAGGCCTGCAATGTCCTTCCAAGTTACCTGTAGGTGGGACAAGCTGTGAGCAGTTGGCAGATAACGAAGGGACTCTGCACTACCTGACAAGATTAATTGGATTCAAAACATTCGCATTGCAAATTCCAAGGTTAGAAATTTGAATCTAAATGCAACTGCTCTATTTTCCTGTTATCCTTGGCTTTCCTATTCATTCTGTCACTGTGTCTTTCCTCCATTATCAGCATTTAGACTAAGCTCCTTGGGGTAGGGACCTTTTCTATCTATTCTTGATTTAAAGGATTGTCTACATCAGCAAAGAACTGGATCCACCTTTGACCCAAACAGACATATGGGGCCCATATCTTAATTGTTTGCCATTTGTAGTGGTATTTGGACTGGTGGttgtgctgctgttgtgacccaTCATGACCTGAGAGTCGGTCCTAACCCACCAGTCGAAGACCCAATGGTCTATATTGATGTGCTGCAAAGTACTAAAGTTCCAGATCTGAATTACTAATTCTGGTGTGAACCCACACAATCTCATTTCAGAACTAAGATTGGTGCAACTTTTTTCTGTCTGTTTTTCTTCAGCAGATTAGAGAGCTAGTGACTTTATCACTCAGAACTCTTTTGCATTTGGTCAAGAGGAGCAGCAGCCTGCCCACCTACCTTGATATCCTTTGGAACCACCAGGTGAGTGGCAATGATCATCTCATGCTCTGCCAGCTTCACTCCTTCCACTCCAATCTGCTTCATCAAGCGTTCCGCCTGCCGACAAAACAAAGAGGCCCAGAGTTGCAATCCTCCCTTTATCTCAGAGATTTAAGATAGGACTCTGCTATTGTCATGACTTGCACTTGGCACTTTTAGAagaagaatttcatttataaaatgaGTGAGgaaaaggaataaagaaagaaGTGAATgagaatgaaaaaaggaaaagaaaaaatattgttacataataataatttattatttatacccctcccatctggctgtaTTCTTCTTATCTTAATACACATATAATTGTCAGTAATCTAATATATTAtgtgtaaactcattccaaatattaTATTTATTCAAAGAAAGTGTGTGTCTGTTCATTTGTTGCCAATGTTGTCGTGTTTTCAAGCCATTGATTAGGGGAATTGTATCGCTATTCTTCCAGTTCATCTGTatcttggccaccattagggcaTGTAGAATCCATTTTCTCAGTCCTGTTGCCAATTTCCATACAATGGGAATATATAGTTCAAGAGCATCTTAACATTTTCCACAGTGTCTTGTTTATATAGTCCAGCACTTTCTTCCAAAATTTAGTAAGTGTGGGACATAGTAAATGGTTCAAAGAAGCATCATCCATATTAAATCTCCAACAAAGAGCTACATTAGATACTCCTTataccaaaaagggggggggggaggatgagggtggcactgtgggttaaactgcagagtctagggcttgccaatcagaaggtcggcagttcgaatgcccccgatggggtgagctcccgttgctcggtccctgcacctgccaacctagcagttcgaaagcacgtcaaagtgcaagtagataaataggtatcactccagcgggaaggtaaacggcgtttccgtgcgctgctctagttggcttagtcatgctggccacatgacccggaagctgtacgccggctccctcggccagtaaagcgagatgagcgccgcaaccccagagtcatctgtgactggacctaatggtcagaggtccctttaccctttatacaAACATAAGGGAGTCCAATAGATTCTAAATAGTATTTTCTGTAGTATAAGTTTTAGTTTAAGATCCATCAATATGTCTGATACCAAATCAAATATATTTTCCCACTGTCTAGGTAATCGTGAACATTCCAATTCTTTATTCCAATCATTTCTTAAATTCTGCATATCAAACTTATTTGTTGATAATAAATATCTATAAAGAGTAATTGCTGGCTTTTTCGTTTCAAATTAATTATCCAATTGCTCCAAAATTTCGGGTGTCTCAGATGCTGAGAATACCACCAGACCAAATAAAGTTACTAAAAGATGCAgctggaagtacagtggtacctcaggttacatacgcttcaggttacatacgcagGGGcttagcaagcctctgcgctgccgggggtggcggcagcgcagaggcacccccctgggggaggagCACGACGTGTGTGTCCGTGACATCgtcgtgacatcatgacacacgtggatgccgctgaaggGGGAAAAAGCGGTGGAAAAGGGACaagccagcgacaagcgtgacgtcccctcctcgctggcccgcccctcgcactgaaaaatagccgctggaagggggaaaaggcgacatgcccccgtttgGGGCCcgcccgcccggcggggcggggtcaGGAGCCCAGCCAAAGTgtcatccccctcccctggaactcggggcgggggcccccttgctacgcccctgtacatacacttcaggttacagactccgctaacccagaaataacacttcaggttaagaactttgctttgggatgagaacagaaatcgtgttctggtggtgcagcgggaggccccattagctaaagtggtgcttcaggttaagaacagtttcaggttaagaacggacctccggaacgaattaagttcttaacccaaggtattgCCATCTGGCAGATGGTATTTTTCTCTCAGAGCATCTTCCTCATCTGTCAGTTGATCCAAGGTTGCCATCCAGTTTTTCCACATTACCATTTTCTTCCAATTATTAAAGTCTGATTTTCCCCTGCATGTGGAAATGGATCAAATTTAATTTTATTAGCTAATATAGTCCATATCTTTTTTACTTAATTGCTTCAAGAGTCATTTGAACTTTCATATATTTTGATCCTAATACTGTCCATCCAACCAAAGCTGTTATATATGTATACTTGGTATATACCGCCCAACTCAGGAGATTAAAACCATCAGCGGGTCTCCAATGTTTGATACTTGTCAATGAATAAGCATGATGGTATACTTCCAGATTGGGAATACCAAATCCACCTTCCTTAATTTGTAATTCCATTTTCTGCAATGATATTCTCGGTACATTTGAACCCCAAATACATTTCCTAAACAGCAagtttatattttggaaatatgatCCAGATATAAAAACTGGAAGTCCTCtcagaatataaataaatctgGGAATAATGTTCATTTTGAGAGCATTCACCCTTCCCCAAAGGGTAAGGTTTAATGACTCATCGGTATCTTGAGAAACATCATTGATTATTTTTGTTTATATTAACTGTTACTAACTGAGTTATATCATTATTAGTTGCTGATTTCTATTTGTTACGGTCACTGTTAAAATATTTGTATCGACATTAATCAATGATACGGGTTGATAGTTCGCACAACTGGTATGATCTTTATCTGGTTTGGGTATAATTGTAATATAAGTTTGAGTAAATACCTTACATAGGATACCCTTATCAAATATCTCTCCATACAATGGATGAAGTTTTGGTACCAGTAAATCTATATAaatctaaacaaaattaaaaaaaaattccagtagcaccttagagaccaactaaatttgttcttggtatgagctttcgtgtgcatgcacacttcttcaaaaaaatttattttgttttgactatggcagaccaacacggctacccacctgtaactggaactatataaATCTGATAGCACACAATAGGAAATCCATCCAGTCCTGGTGTTTTACCACTTGGAACTAATAGTCTTGGATCACTGTAGACAAGACCAGATGCATTGCACGAATGCAGTCAAGGTGACTGTCCTGTGTTTGCACATCCAGTACAAGACCTACCAAGAGTCCACAGGACTGGAACTGGTGGCTTTCTCATTGGTGTTCTGCTGTTGTTTGGGCAGAGAGGGCTGAAACAGATATTATCCCTAGAGTTCCAGTAAATCTCCACTCATGCAGACAACTAATGAGCTTGAAAGTTTGGGTCTCTTTTGCCAGCATTTGGCTTTGTCACTGGTTTCcaaaattgctttttattttgtaccTTGCAGGCTCTCTGTCTGTGGCAAggccttccccacccctgagcttCAGTCTCATTCTGCTGGGAATGATACCAGCAGTCAACCTCTGCTCCTCTCTGTGCTTAGGATAGTTTAGTCATGGGACCTGCAGCAGGATTACCACCAAAGCCCCCTCTcacacagtttttttttaatgttagctATCTAGTATTTATATTTAACTACTGTATATTTATCTACTgtaaaggcagtgaaggataggcgtgcctggcgtgctctggtccatggggtcacgaagagtcggacacgactgaacaactgaaccacAACTGTAAACTCATATAAAAATATATCTACGTTGTGTACAAAATCtcagttaaaaccaaaacaacaaaaaataagacCAGGAGGAAGGTTGGTTGGGGCCCTTGCCTTCTTTTGCCTGTGTTTTATTTGGTTTGCATGTGGGTGTCGGTATCAGtgtgaaatgtgtattttttgtgCCTGCAACAGTTCCTTACATTGTAAAAGTGACCCCGGACCCCAAAAGACTGGAGGCTACTGTCCATTTGTTATTGAAAGATGAGCAGAgacaaagaaacaagaaaaaaagagaaagatagaTCAGCCTGTCATTGAATGCTACAGTGGTGCTAAATTGTGCTAAATTGTGCCATGCataggagacacccccccccccgatgtgcCGCTATGGAAGGACATATGATGTATTCACCACAGCAGAATATCAGTGATCAAGATCGGTGACCATTTTAGGATTCCAAAATTATAGCCCAATTGGTGCGCGTGCACAGTGCACTTTGTTGGTAAGTTTTATGTACGTACCTTTTTCTTTAGTTGTATCCTTTGCTTACGGGTCGGGTCCAAGGCATCTGATACCCACTTGATGCTGAAGTAGGTGGCAGCCCCAAAGACGGTCAGGCGAAGGAGGACAGCAAACACTTCATTCCGGGTCAGTGGCCGAGTCAGAAGGTCTTTGGAGACTTCCCCTAGCAACATCTCTTCTGTGTTTCAGGCAGCCAGACTACAAGCTGAACTACattaagaaaattaaaaagggggaagaCAACAAGGGATATAAATGAATTAGAAAGGAAAAACTGCAGCCATTGTATCAGCATTTTGGATTGTCACAAGATCACAAAACCAAGTAATGAAGTCACATTTTAGCCAAGGAGAGACAAAGCTGGTGCCGTGTAGTGACTAAGGAGCTATGAATCAGGAAGTCCTCCCATTACAGTCCCACCTCTGCTATGAACTTTCTGGTCTCTATAGGTCAGCAATTCTTACTCATCCTCAACCTCCCACCTCCAGtatggggaaaggctgtagctcagtggtaataTCACTTTTTTCGgtcatagcagttcaaaagcagaccagtgtgagtagataaataggtaccactgcagcaggaaggtaaattgtgtttctgtgtgccagaagcagtttagtcatgttggccacatgaccagggctgtcttaagcctatccggcgccctggttcaaagatccctctggcgccccccccccccgtgcccctgccgcctctccgcccgcctccctcccgcgctggccgcccctcaggagggggggtgggtgagcgggggatgaggggcgtggcgttggagcgggcgggcgggctgcaagccggtcgccctcgcctcctggacccccagctggagtgctggaagggcacgcaaagccccgcgctgctccagcgctctagctggggctccgggaggcgagggcggccggcttgtagcccgcccgcccaccggcgcgcgagtgcccgcccgcccgggagcgggggcgggttggggagggggagcccggtatgccggcgggctcgcaggggggcctggcgccctggcgcgccacgccaCAAGCCCCTATGGCTGAGACGGCcctgcacatgacccagaaagctgtctgtggacaaacgccggctcccttggcctgaagtgagaggagcgctgcaccccatagttgcctttgactggacctaaccatccaggggtcttttacctttaccttgatggGACTGTGCAAGGGGCTAAGTAAATATCCTGGGGTTGAAAGGGGGTCAAAAAAGGCCTGGGGTGGAAAATATGCTTACAAGACATTAGGCAAAAGCATTAATTCAGAACGATGAGCCTTAGGAATAAAGGGCATACTCCCTTGCCATTGAGGAACTTCTGTATGGCAATAGCTGCTGAGAGTTTGTGGGTCCTGCTCCTGCCTCTTTCCACCAGGCCTAGGGCACCTGACAGACTacaaaaggactcctgctgcccAGCAGAGAGTTCTGTTTACattcttttaaactgctttttaattgtattttttaaataaaattgttttaattgtttttaagtgTTTTGGGGGTTATTCAGCtatttctgtttatattttgattatgtattttgtgtttttaaactgtaattttatcttgtgaactggtCTGAGACCTGCACGCATATGGGGAAGAATATTGGTTATAAAAATTAATGTATTACCaagaatgctgtttttattccaatcaATACCTGTTATCAGTGGGACAGATCAcattaaagaatggcagaaagatatttctaaatttatctggcaggggacgAAACCAAGAAgtggcttctccctgccataTCTGAGGTTATACTATGAGGCGCCCTGCCTCTGCTGGCTTCGAGAATGGATAGCATTAGAAAATATGGATGTTCTAgttttggaaggtcatgataatagatttagttggcatgcatatctattGTGTGAAAAGGTAAAAGTACATAATGGATTTTTAACACATTTGATAAGAAAATCAATTTATGGTGtatgggagaaatataaaaatgtgttagAGCAAAAAACACCACTAGAAGCAATATCATTGAAAAAGTTGAGTGCAAAAAATAAATGGGCAACATATAAATAGCTGTTAAAGGAGGTATAGAACCAATTGAAACTAACAAATTTTGAAGATATAAGAGAGTCATTAACATACTGATTACAATACCATAAATTAAATGATGTATTTAAAAAGGATAAAATAAATGATTTCAGTAATGAAATTGAAGGTTTGAAAAGGAATTGttgaaaaataaagtaaaacactgtctaaaatgtataagatgttagaatgaagaggttaaatcagtaatgatacaaTGGGCAAGAGATTTTGGATACAATATTCAACTCttaatgggagaagctgtggagagAGGATTTAAAATTTACGGCAAGCAGtacattgaaataaaattatatgaagatgatgtatagatggtatttgactcttAGTAAGGGAGTATAAAAGACTATTCATTTATGTGATGATGGCAGCCCAGATACTCTTAGCCCAGATGGAAGGAAGACAAAACACCTACAAGAGAAGAGTGGACAACAAAATTGATAGACTATGCTGAGATGACTAAAATGACTGAAAAATCAGGAACCAGAATGATAACAAATTTAACAAGGACTGTGAAAATTTTGTAACTTACTtaggagaacactgtaaacattagca harbors:
- the LOC117059708 gene encoding ATPase family AAA domain-containing protein 1-A-like, with translation MLLGEVSKDLLTRPLTRNEVFAVLLRLTVFGAATYFSIKWVSDALDPTRKQRIQLKKKAERLMKQIGVEGVKLAEHEMIIATHLVVPKDIKVTWKDIAGLDEMVSELQDTVILPFQRRHLLQHSRLCQPPRGVLLYGPPGCGKTLLAKATAQASGCRFINLQASTLTDKWYGESQKLTAAIFSLATKLQPCIIFIDEIDAFLRNRSKADHEATAMMKAEFMSLWDGLETGTNCQVMVLGATNRPQDVDPAILRRMPTTFQIGLPTQRQRQDILKLILAGENVSNAVNLKEMAEKTKGYSGSDLRELCRDAAMYRVRDYVRKQQMKQIAWMLHDTDSGEESDLEEERLRPLTQLDLLFALEKMEESKGASTAVPTLEEPALD